Proteins from a single region of Leptotrichia hongkongensis:
- a CDS encoding helix-turn-helix domain-containing protein — protein MSYKYFTINERNKLEVLLKENYKISKIAKILNRHRTTIYREIKRINGEYYSENAQEDANTKSANKGRNSKITAELKNLIEDRLCKTESYNRSISRELKRRIVL, from the coding sequence ATGAGCTATAAATATTTTACCATAAATGAAAGAAATAAACTAGAGGTCCTGCTAAAAGAAAATTACAAAATTTCTAAAATTGCCAAAATCCTTAACAGGCACAGGACTACCATTTATCGTGAAATCAAAAGAATTAATGGCGAATACTATTCTGAAAATGCTCAAGAAGATGCCAATACAAAATCTGCTAATAAAGGAAGAAACTCAAAAATTACTGCTGAATTGAAAAATCTGATAGAGGACAGGCTCTGCAAAACAGAGTCTTATAATCGGAGTATTAGCAGAGAATTAAAGAGGAGAATTGTGCTTTAA